From one Ignavibacteria bacterium genomic stretch:
- a CDS encoding NAD-dependent malic enzyme, with the protein MNSKHPSGKRGMDLLRDPRWNKGTAFTREERVAYGLSGLLPDIVSTPEGQMQRIEAHIDSLPTDLDRYVYFVDLQERNLTIYYRILMHDPVKYMPIIYTPTVGEACQTFGRIYRRPQGMYISLRHRGMMKQVLRNWHEPDVQFITVTDGERILGLGDLGAQGMGIPIGKLALYTAVAGVPPHLTLPIALDVGTNNQSLLEDPFYIGLPEKRITGKEYDEFIEEFVEAVEEVFPGCTIQWEDFANQNAGEILERYRNRICSFNDDIQGTAAVGVAGIIAAMRYKEQRLQDQTYVFFGAGSAGIGIADLLCTAMLRDGLTIEEARERCWLVDSKGLVTRERTDLTPSKQRFAKPFDACDSLEDAVKKVKATVLIGTSTTPGSFTRGVITAMTENTTKPVVFSFSNPTSKSECTAEQAYTWTNGNVIFASGSPFPPVTVNGKTYTPGQGNNVYIFPAMGLAVMAIKPTHLPDKAFSRAARTLASLVTPDLFERGLFYPPLSDIRESAIVVATAVAEYFYEAGIATVPKPDNLAEYIRQISWHPEYE; encoded by the coding sequence ATGAACAGTAAGCATCCTAGCGGAAAGCGGGGAATGGATTTGTTACGAGATCCCCGTTGGAATAAAGGAACAGCATTCACACGTGAAGAGCGGGTTGCCTACGGGCTGTCGGGGTTGTTACCCGATATTGTTTCAACACCCGAAGGACAGATGCAGCGGATAGAGGCCCACATTGATTCGTTGCCAACAGACTTAGACAGATACGTGTACTTTGTGGATTTACAGGAGCGCAACCTTACAATTTACTACCGAATCCTGATGCACGATCCGGTTAAGTATATGCCGATTATTTACACCCCTACGGTGGGTGAGGCATGCCAGACCTTTGGCCGGATTTATCGCAGACCACAGGGTATGTACATCAGTTTGCGGCATCGTGGAATGATGAAACAGGTTCTTCGCAACTGGCATGAACCAGACGTGCAGTTTATCACCGTCACCGATGGCGAACGAATACTTGGTCTGGGTGATCTGGGAGCCCAGGGTATGGGCATCCCGATTGGTAAACTTGCATTGTACACTGCCGTCGCCGGTGTGCCTCCGCACCTTACTCTTCCAATAGCCCTGGACGTAGGAACAAATAATCAGTCGCTCCTCGAGGATCCGTTCTATATCGGTCTGCCTGAAAAACGGATTACCGGTAAGGAATATGATGAATTTATTGAGGAGTTTGTAGAAGCAGTAGAGGAAGTCTTCCCAGGCTGTACGATTCAGTGGGAGGATTTTGCCAATCAGAATGCGGGCGAAATACTGGAACGGTATCGTAACCGTATTTGCTCCTTTAACGATGACATCCAGGGTACCGCTGCCGTTGGTGTTGCCGGCATCATTGCTGCCATGCGATACAAGGAGCAGCGACTGCAGGATCAAACCTATGTGTTCTTTGGTGCCGGCTCGGCAGGTATTGGTATTGCAGATCTGTTGTGTACGGCAATGCTGCGGGATGGTCTTACAATCGAAGAGGCACGCGAACGCTGCTGGCTTGTAGACAGCAAGGGGCTTGTGACACGCGAGCGTACAGATCTTACGCCGTCAAAACAACGATTTGCCAAGCCGTTTGATGCCTGTGATTCATTGGAAGATGCTGTTAAAAAGGTAAAAGCTACGGTGCTGATCGGAACCAGTACTACACCAGGTAGTTTTACCCGAGGTGTAATAACTGCGATGACAGAGAATACCACCAAGCCGGTAGTTTTTTCGTTCTCCAACCCAACGTCGAAAAGTGAATGCACGGCCGAACAAGCTTACACGTGGACAAATGGTAATGTGATCTTCGCCAGCGGAAGTCCGTTCCCGCCGGTAACGGTGAACGGTAAAACCTATACTCCCGGACAAGGTAATAATGTTTATATCTTCCCTGCAATGGGGCTTGCTGTGATGGCAATCAAGCCAACGCACTTGCCCGACAAGGCGTTCAGCAGGGCAGCACGAACACTGGCCTCGCTGGTAACACCCGACTTATTTGAGCGTGGACTGTTCTATCCGCCACTTTCAGATATCCGCGAAAGTGCCATCGTTGTTGCCACTGCTGTTGCCGAATATTTTTATGAGGCAGGGATCGCTACCGTGCCCAAACCGGACAATCTGGCTGAATACATCAGGCAAATAAGCTGGCATCCCGAATACGAGTAA
- a CDS encoding PD40 domain-containing protein: protein MQYLAILACFFLIIPNLFSQSEAKEPRLSHVRQLTFGGDNAEAYFSFDGKRLSFQSNNPAWGLQCDQIFAMDISAAADAPSYRPPLISTGLGRTTCAYFMPDDKHILYASTHEGGTECPPPPPERTDRKYLWQIFSTFDIYVADLQGKIVKKLTNSPGYDAEGVVSPDGTKIVFTSDRSGDLELWLMDIDGSNQRQVTNTPGYDGGAFFTPDSKGLVFRASRPKTDSALQEYRELLKQGLVAPTEMEIFTCNLDGSNMKQITNLGKANWAPYMHPNGKKIIFSSNHHSQRGYDFQLYTINTDGTGLEQITSESIFNAFAMFSADGKKIVFSSNRNNKGTRDTNVFIADWTD, encoded by the coding sequence ATGCAATACCTTGCTATTCTTGCATGCTTCTTTCTGATCATCCCGAATTTGTTTTCGCAGTCCGAAGCAAAAGAACCTCGCCTCTCACATGTGCGTCAGCTAACGTTTGGCGGCGATAATGCTGAAGCATACTTCAGTTTCGACGGCAAGCGTCTGTCATTTCAAAGCAACAATCCTGCATGGGGTTTACAGTGCGACCAGATCTTTGCAATGGATATCAGCGCAGCAGCAGATGCTCCGTCGTACCGTCCCCCACTAATCTCGACCGGGCTGGGACGCACCACCTGCGCGTATTTCATGCCCGACGACAAGCATATCCTGTATGCAAGTACGCACGAGGGTGGTACGGAGTGCCCGCCACCGCCGCCAGAGCGTACTGACCGGAAATACCTTTGGCAGATCTTCTCCACCTTTGATATTTATGTTGCAGACCTACAGGGCAAGATTGTAAAAAAACTTACCAATAGTCCCGGCTACGATGCCGAGGGTGTGGTTTCGCCCGACGGAACCAAAATTGTATTTACCAGTGATCGCTCGGGTGATCTTGAGCTGTGGCTGATGGATATCGACGGATCCAACCAGCGACAGGTTACCAACACTCCGGGCTACGATGGCGGAGCGTTTTTTACCCCCGACAGTAAGGGGCTTGTGTTTCGTGCGTCACGTCCCAAAACCGACAGCGCGCTGCAAGAGTATCGCGAGCTGCTCAAGCAGGGTCTGGTTGCTCCCACTGAAATGGAAATCTTCACGTGTAATCTGGATGGCTCGAACATGAAACAGATTACCAACCTGGGGAAAGCAAACTGGGCTCCATATATGCATCCCAACGGAAAGAAAATCATCTTCAGTTCCAACCATCACTCACAGCGGGGGTACGATTTTCAGCTATACACGATTAATACGGATGGGACCGGGCTTGAACAAATTACAAGCGAGAGCATCTTTAATGCGTTTGCAATGTTTTCTGCCGATGGTAAGAAGATTGTGTTTTCGAGCAATCGGAATAACAAGGGAACCCGCGATACAAATGTCTTTATTGCTGACTGGACTGATTAG
- a CDS encoding M23 family metallopeptidase, translating to MKFFVLAASGIMLSMHCWSLDVRFSIPLRGVPGKDFVFVNHVDHDTTKGKFHSFNCDVHTYDGHDGTDLVIPSFHAMDSGVVVVAAADGKVIFSVDSLYDRNKVSVKERGFGNYIAIRHADGFVTYYAHIRANSSLVSAGEYVQRNQPIALVGSSGNSNLPHLHFEVWRRMDPFTGPCGDDVSLWQQQPDASVNHSVLDHGITTWPPVLDTLVERPPNTRVVDTTARTITAWSVHTGIKEGDEFTITWYSPLKTVWFDYTIPSELTTNLYYWWSYIDYTRATMQPGQWTVVVSLNGIEVVRDTFELPAIVSVSDEKGNHKPHSMSDDADVYFADGRYAGSDIGSLPDGTYVIRLRNHAHRPQSSLIIIRNGVVVGVSAADGRNR from the coding sequence ATGAAATTCTTCGTTTTGGCTGCCTCAGGTATCATGCTTAGCATGCACTGCTGGTCGCTCGATGTTCGTTTTAGCATACCACTCCGGGGAGTGCCGGGTAAGGATTTTGTTTTTGTTAACCATGTTGACCATGACACAACCAAGGGGAAGTTCCACAGCTTTAACTGCGATGTGCATACCTATGACGGACACGACGGTACCGACCTCGTTATTCCGTCGTTCCACGCCATGGACAGCGGAGTGGTTGTAGTTGCTGCAGCCGATGGGAAGGTGATATTCTCTGTTGACAGTCTGTACGACCGCAATAAAGTAAGTGTCAAGGAACGGGGCTTTGGCAACTATATCGCTATACGGCATGCCGACGGTTTTGTGACCTACTATGCCCATATCCGTGCCAATAGCTCATTGGTGTCGGCCGGTGAATACGTACAACGTAACCAGCCGATTGCACTGGTTGGAAGCAGCGGCAACAGTAATCTTCCTCACCTGCACTTTGAAGTGTGGCGCCGAATGGATCCGTTTACCGGACCGTGCGGTGATGATGTTTCGCTTTGGCAGCAGCAGCCCGATGCGTCGGTTAATCATTCTGTACTTGATCATGGTATCACAACCTGGCCTCCTGTTCTTGACACGCTGGTGGAACGTCCGCCCAACACACGTGTTGTTGATACAACAGCCAGGACAATTACGGCATGGTCTGTTCATACCGGTATTAAAGAAGGTGACGAGTTTACAATTACGTGGTATTCTCCGCTCAAAACCGTGTGGTTTGACTATACCATACCATCGGAACTGACAACAAACCTGTACTACTGGTGGTCGTATATTGACTACACACGGGCAACCATGCAGCCCGGCCAGTGGACGGTGGTGGTTTCGCTGAACGGTATCGAGGTTGTCCGCGATACATTCGAACTCCCTGCCATCGTTTCGGTTTCAGACGAGAAGGGCAACCACAAACCACATAGTATGTCCGATGATGCTGATGTGTATTTTGCCGATGGCAGGTATGCAGGAAGTGACATCGGGAGCCTACCCGACGGCACCTATGTGATCCGCTTGCGGAATCATGCGCATCGGCCACAGTCGTCCCTCATCATCATTCGGAACGGGGTTGTTGTAGGAGTATCGGCTGCCGACGGCAGGAATCGTTAG
- a CDS encoding UvrB/UvrC motif-containing protein: MSELELPLDEVRFVVVDVESTGGMSGEHRLTEVAMVVVTGGRCTASFSSLVNPHQVLSPFIEKLTGITTQMVADAPEEYEALPALEDELWNPSAVFVAHNVEFDWGLIRKSFARNSMHLPDVQRLCTCKLSRRLNGTQGRHNLDAVTARYSVTIKNRHRALGDAMATAQVLLAMIRQAREEHGAQTLADLLSLQYAQRVPGKTASLTKLKLHEYLVNLPDEPGVYRFFSKRNRLLYVGKAKSLQKRVATYFYNTPLHGHSVSKMIRYIHHLTWTETGSELGALLLENREIKELRPAYNVAGRDYAAPYFIAISNEDFPRIDIASAIDGAGCEYYGPFKSRLVADRILNVLKRMYRLRSCDGPLVPNADFRPCFDYHIGRCPAPCAELESRSSYMERVEAARLSICAGRSGLLEVLHEKMYAASHDLDFETAAFYRDSIQELEKLNVGDDGKPRSVNALDSVVVVARGPADPLMEVFALYGGRLRLQEVVPVHGPHDTLHAHLRSIYMQSRPDDAFTLAELDELKIITGWMYRKRSNSVRFTYNPEKPSELSEQIRTLSALLQMQSNGAA; encoded by the coding sequence ATGTCCGAACTCGAGTTACCCCTGGATGAAGTCCGCTTTGTGGTTGTTGATGTAGAGTCAACAGGTGGCATGAGCGGCGAACACCGGCTGACGGAGGTTGCAATGGTGGTTGTAACCGGCGGACGCTGCACAGCCTCGTTCTCGTCACTGGTAAATCCACACCAGGTTCTGTCACCATTTATCGAAAAGCTCACCGGCATTACAACACAGATGGTTGCTGATGCACCGGAGGAGTACGAAGCACTACCTGCGCTCGAAGATGAACTGTGGAATCCGTCGGCTGTGTTTGTTGCCCACAACGTTGAGTTTGACTGGGGGCTGATCAGGAAAAGTTTTGCACGAAACAGTATGCATCTGCCCGATGTACAGCGGTTGTGTACGTGTAAACTATCACGCAGACTGAACGGGACCCAGGGACGCCACAACCTGGATGCGGTTACAGCACGGTATTCTGTAACAATTAAAAACAGACACAGGGCGCTGGGTGATGCAATGGCAACGGCTCAGGTTCTTCTTGCTATGATCAGGCAGGCCCGCGAAGAACATGGCGCACAAACACTGGCAGACCTCCTCTCGTTGCAGTACGCTCAGCGGGTACCCGGTAAAACAGCATCCTTAACGAAACTTAAGCTTCATGAATATCTGGTTAACCTGCCGGACGAACCTGGTGTGTATCGCTTTTTCAGTAAACGGAATCGATTGCTATATGTAGGAAAGGCTAAAAGTTTACAAAAGCGTGTGGCAACCTACTTTTACAATACTCCGTTGCACGGACACAGCGTGAGTAAGATGATACGGTACATTCATCATCTTACGTGGACCGAGACCGGGTCGGAGCTGGGTGCACTGTTGCTTGAAAACCGAGAGATTAAGGAGCTGCGTCCTGCATACAACGTTGCAGGACGTGACTATGCGGCACCGTACTTTATCGCTATCAGCAACGAGGACTTCCCGCGCATTGATATTGCATCTGCAATTGACGGAGCAGGATGCGAATACTATGGTCCGTTTAAGAGCAGACTCGTGGCAGACCGTATTCTGAACGTACTCAAGCGCATGTACCGGCTGCGAAGCTGTGATGGCCCGCTTGTACCTAATGCCGACTTCCGACCCTGCTTCGATTATCACATCGGCCGTTGTCCGGCACCCTGCGCAGAGCTGGAGTCCCGCAGCTCGTATATGGAAAGGGTAGAAGCTGCACGGCTGAGTATATGTGCGGGCAGATCGGGGCTGCTCGAGGTACTGCACGAGAAGATGTACGCTGCATCGCACGACCTTGATTTTGAAACGGCCGCATTTTATCGTGACAGTATTCAGGAGCTTGAAAAACTGAACGTCGGTGACGATGGCAAGCCACGGAGTGTAAATGCTCTGGATAGTGTTGTCGTGGTTGCACGAGGTCCGGCTGACCCGCTGATGGAGGTGTTTGCTCTGTATGGTGGACGCCTGCGCTTGCAGGAGGTTGTACCCGTTCACGGTCCGCATGATACGTTACACGCCCACCTTCGGTCCATTTACATGCAGTCCCGGCCGGATGATGCCTTTACTCTTGCGGAGTTGGATGAACTAAAGATTATCACGGGGTGGATGTATCGCAAACGGTCCAACAGTGTACGCTTTACCTACAATCCTGAAAAACCATCCGAGCTGAGTGAGCAGATCCGCACGCTGAGTGCCCTGCTGCAAATGCAGTCCAATGGCGCTGCATGA
- a CDS encoding zinc-binding dehydrogenase, protein MRAAVLREDSFTIEDIPSPVCDGGATRLKVLGCGLNHRDLFIKMGQYAKITYPAVLGSDVCGITDDGERVMVDPSLHWGPDPRAQGRDYQILGMPTQGGMAEEVCVPTENLYPVPEHLSDEEASCYSISGVTAYRALFVRGDLQQGQTVLITGIGGGVATHALVFAAAAGARILVSSRSEAKLKRAAEYGADPVDLKRDKSSIDLIVDGIGGSTLNDYLDLVVPGGRIVVYGATVGAAPNINLHRIFWKQINLLGTTMGTPRNFSSMVEFITRHQIRPIVDSVYSLDNFADAFTRMQNADQFGKIVIRP, encoded by the coding sequence ATGCGCGCCGCAGTACTTCGCGAAGACTCATTTACAATTGAAGATATTCCGTCACCCGTTTGTGATGGTGGTGCAACCCGCCTGAAGGTACTGGGCTGCGGACTCAACCACCGCGACCTGTTTATTAAGATGGGGCAGTACGCCAAAATCACGTATCCCGCCGTGCTGGGAAGCGATGTGTGCGGCATTACCGATGACGGTGAGCGGGTGATGGTAGATCCCTCGTTACACTGGGGACCAGATCCGCGGGCGCAGGGACGGGACTACCAGATTCTGGGTATGCCCACACAGGGTGGTATGGCAGAAGAAGTTTGTGTTCCCACTGAAAACCTGTATCCAGTCCCTGAACATTTAAGCGACGAAGAAGCATCGTGCTATTCAATCAGCGGTGTTACTGCTTACCGGGCACTCTTTGTGCGCGGCGATCTACAGCAGGGACAAACCGTACTGATTACCGGCATCGGTGGTGGTGTTGCCACTCATGCGCTGGTGTTTGCCGCAGCCGCTGGTGCGCGAATCCTTGTCAGCAGTCGGTCAGAAGCCAAACTCAAACGCGCTGCTGAATACGGAGCTGATCCTGTTGACCTGAAGCGCGACAAGTCAAGCATCGACCTTATCGTGGACGGCATCGGAGGTAGTACACTTAATGATTATCTGGATCTGGTGGTACCCGGCGGACGTATTGTGGTATATGGGGCTACGGTAGGCGCTGCACCGAACATAAACTTGCATAGAATTTTCTGGAAGCAGATTAACCTGCTCGGCACAACAATGGGTACACCGCGGAACTTCTCATCAATGGTGGAGTTCATTACCCGTCACCAGATCCGTCCAATCGTGGACTCAGTGTATTCTCTCGACAACTTTGCCGACGCTTTTACACGGATGCAGAATGCCGACCAGTTTGGCAAGATTGTCATCCGACCGTAA
- a CDS encoding restriction endonuclease → MIPDYRTLMLPLLRLVSDGQEHKFRDLIERLAVEFDVTDEERKELLASGSQAIFDNRVGWAKTYLKKAGLLDNPKRAVITITETGRQVLAENPDRIDAKYLRQFPSFLEFQNASRNNIETDEDDAVIIETNEQTPEENLDKAFQKIRKLLASELLNRVIDLSPAFFERLVVELLVKMGYGGSIKDAGKAMGKSGDEGIDGTIKEDKLGLDIIYIQAKRWKPGNVVGRPELQKFVGALAGQGAKKGIFITTSNFTKEAIEYTPRNETKIVLIDGEQLAQLMIDYNLGCTTHQIYELKKIDSDYFGEE, encoded by the coding sequence ATGATACCAGATTACCGAACTTTAATGCTTCCTTTACTAAGACTGGTTTCGGACGGACAAGAACATAAGTTCCGAGATTTAATTGAAAGATTAGCAGTTGAGTTTGATGTGACAGACGAAGAAAGAAAAGAGCTTCTGGCAAGTGGGAGCCAAGCCATCTTTGACAACAGAGTTGGGTGGGCAAAAACATATTTAAAAAAGGCTGGACTGCTTGACAATCCCAAAAGAGCCGTAATTACAATTACTGAAACAGGAAGACAAGTATTAGCAGAAAATCCTGACCGAATTGATGCCAAATATTTGCGACAGTTCCCTTCGTTTTTGGAGTTTCAAAATGCTTCAAGAAACAACATTGAAACAGATGAAGACGATGCGGTAATTATTGAAACTAACGAGCAAACACCTGAAGAGAATTTAGACAAAGCATTTCAGAAAATTAGAAAATTATTAGCTTCTGAATTATTAAATAGGGTTATTGACCTCTCGCCCGCGTTTTTTGAAAGACTCGTAGTTGAACTTTTAGTAAAAATGGGTTACGGAGGTTCAATTAAAGATGCTGGGAAAGCAATGGGGAAAAGTGGAGATGAAGGTATTGACGGAACAATCAAGGAAGACAAACTTGGACTTGACATTATTTACATTCAAGCCAAACGCTGGAAACCTGGTAATGTTGTCGGACGCCCTGAACTACAAAAATTTGTTGGAGCTCTTGCCGGACAAGGTGCAAAAAAAGGGATTTTTATTACGACATCAAATTTTACAAAAGAGGCAATAGAATACACACCAAGAAACGAAACAAAGATAGTATTAATCGATGGTGAACAGTTAGCTCAGCTAATGATTGACTATAATCTTGGTTGTACAACCCACCAAATCTACGAGCTTAAGAAAATTGATAGTGACTACTTTGGAGAGGAATAA
- a CDS encoding type I restriction-modification system subunit M, whose product MTSNEQRAELQRRIWQIANDVRGAVDGWDFKQYVLGTLFYRFISENFAAYIEGGDDTIRYAELPDSVITPDIKDDAIKTKGYFIYPSQLFATIAASANTNESLNTDLAAIFAAIESSANGYPSEHDIKGLFADFDTTSNRLGNTVKDKNTRLAAVLKGVAELDFGGFDASHIDLFGDAYEFLISNYAANAGKSGGEFFTPQHVSKLIAQLAMHKQTSVNKIYDPACGSGSLLLQAKKHFDAYIIEDGFFGQEINHTTYNLARMNMFLHNINYDKFNVQLGNTLIEPHFGDDKPFDAIVSNPPYSVKWIGSDDPTLINDERFAPAGVLAPKSKADFAFVLHALSYLSSKGRAAIVCFPGIFYRGGAEAKIRQYLVDNNYVETVISLAPNLFYGTTIAVNILVLAKNKKDTTTQFIDASGLFKKETNNNTLLDSHIEQIMAVFDSKANVDHFAKSVPMEQVAANEYNLSVSSYVEAKDNREVVDIAQLNAELKTTVARIDQLRKEIDAIVAEIEGEELEA is encoded by the coding sequence ATGACAAGCAACGAACAACGCGCAGAACTGCAACGCCGTATTTGGCAAATCGCCAATGACGTCCGTGGTGCCGTGGATGGCTGGGATTTCAAGCAATACGTGCTGGGCACATTGTTCTATCGCTTCATCAGCGAGAACTTTGCGGCCTACATCGAAGGCGGTGACGACACCATCCGTTATGCCGAGCTGCCCGACAGCGTCATCACCCCGGACATCAAAGACGACGCCATCAAGACCAAGGGTTATTTCATCTACCCCAGCCAGCTGTTTGCCACCATCGCGGCCAGTGCCAATACCAACGAAAGCCTGAATACCGATCTGGCTGCCATCTTTGCCGCCATTGAAAGCTCGGCCAACGGCTACCCGTCCGAGCACGACATCAAGGGCTTGTTTGCCGATTTCGACACTACAAGCAACCGCCTCGGCAATACTGTCAAAGACAAAAACACCCGTCTGGCTGCTGTGCTCAAAGGTGTGGCAGAACTGGATTTTGGCGGCTTCGATGCCAGCCACATCGACCTGTTTGGCGATGCCTACGAATTCCTGATCTCCAACTACGCAGCGAACGCGGGCAAGTCGGGCGGCGAGTTCTTCACGCCGCAGCATGTGTCCAAGCTGATTGCCCAGCTGGCCATGCACAAGCAAACCAGCGTCAACAAAATTTACGACCCGGCCTGCGGCTCCGGCTCGCTGCTGCTGCAGGCCAAAAAGCATTTTGACGCGTACATCATCGAAGACGGCTTCTTCGGGCAAGAAATCAACCACACCACCTACAACCTGGCGCGGATGAACATGTTCTTGCACAACATCAACTACGACAAGTTCAATGTCCAGCTTGGCAACACCCTGATAGAACCGCATTTTGGCGACGACAAGCCCTTCGATGCCATCGTCTCCAACCCGCCGTATTCGGTGAAGTGGATCGGCAGCGACGACCCGACACTGATCAACGACGAACGCTTTGCCCCGGCCGGTGTGCTTGCGCCCAAGTCCAAGGCCGACTTTGCCTTTGTGCTGCACGCGCTCAGCTACCTGTCCAGCAAGGGCCGCGCCGCCATCGTCTGCTTCCCCGGCATCTTCTACCGCGGCGGGGCGGAAGCCAAAATCCGCCAGTACCTGGTGGACAACAACTATGTGGAAACGGTGATTTCGCTCGCGCCCAACCTGTTTTACGGCACCACCATCGCCGTGAACATTCTGGTGCTGGCGAAAAACAAAAAAGACACCACCACCCAGTTCATCGACGCCAGCGGGCTGTTCAAGAAGGAAACCAACAACAACACGCTGCTGGATAGCCATATCGAGCAGATCATGGCCGTGTTCGACAGCAAGGCCAACGTCGACCACTTCGCCAAGTCCGTGCCGATGGAGCAGGTGGCGGCGAACGAGTACAACCTGTCGGTCAGCAGCTACGTGGAAGCCAAGGACAACCGCGAAGTGGTGGACATCGCCCAGCTCAATGCCGAGCTGAAGACTACCGTGGCCAGGATCGACCAGCTGCGCAAGGAGATTGATGCCATCGTTGCCGAGATTGAAGGCGAGGAGTTGGAGGCATGA
- a CDS encoding restriction endonuclease subunit S translates to MSGVDFLEKMLNGVEIGWLPLGSITNYEQPTKYLVAAKNYSDEYKTPVLTAGKTFLLGYTDEEDGIYKASESPVIIFDDFTTANKWVDFDFKVKSSAMKMITSSDEQKTLLKYIYYWLNTLPSEFVDGDHKRQWIGSYTSKKVPIPCPDNPKKSLEIQAEIVRILDSFTELTAELTAELTARKKQYNYYRDKLLSFEEGDVEWKALGEVCDFKNGFAFKSNLFRESGLSIVRITNINGSVVDMADVKYFDPSDYKENTQNYMIESGDILIAMSGATTGKIGCFNSNRTAYLNQRVGKFIPKSNVLNNRYLYHFLLSKTDAIYDLAGGGAQPNLSSKALMERIRIPVPYASDSTKSTAEQKRIADILDKLDTLTNSITEGLPREIELRQKQYEYYRDLLLSFPKFLSLGGKYRAAPLYKFPSSGGVPEGRGGL, encoded by the coding sequence ATGAGTGGCGTGGACTTTTTGGAAAAGATGTTGAATGGCGTCGAAATAGGGTGGTTGCCACTCGGGAGTATCACAAACTACGAGCAACCAACGAAATACTTGGTGGCGGCGAAAAACTACAGCGACGAATATAAAACTCCCGTTCTGACGGCTGGGAAAACCTTTTTGCTTGGCTACACGGACGAAGAAGATGGCATCTATAAGGCTTCCGAAAGCCCCGTAATCATCTTTGACGATTTTACGACTGCCAACAAATGGGTGGACTTTGATTTCAAGGTCAAGTCGTCAGCCATGAAGATGATCACATCAAGCGATGAACAGAAGACGTTGCTTAAGTACATTTATTATTGGCTAAACACGCTGCCAAGCGAATTTGTAGATGGCGACCACAAGCGCCAGTGGATCGGGAGCTACACAAGCAAGAAAGTTCCCATCCCCTGCCCAGACAACCCCAAAAAATCGCTTGAAATCCAGGCCGAAATCGTTCGCATACTGGACAGCTTCACCGAGCTGACCGCCGAGCTGACCGCCGAGCTGACCGCCCGCAAAAAACAATACAACTACTATCGCGACAAATTATTGAGTTTTGAAGAGGGAGATGTGGAGTGGAAAGCGTTGGGAGAGGTGTGTGACTTCAAAAATGGATTCGCCTTTAAAAGTAATTTATTCAGAGAATCAGGACTGTCAATCGTAAGAATAACTAATATAAACGGCTCGGTCGTCGATATGGCGGATGTCAAGTATTTCGACCCGTCTGACTATAAAGAGAACACCCAGAACTACATGATCGAAAGTGGCGACATTCTAATTGCAATGTCTGGCGCAACCACTGGAAAAATCGGTTGCTTTAACAGCAATAGAACAGCCTATCTGAACCAGCGAGTAGGGAAATTTATTCCCAAAAGCAATGTCTTAAATAATCGATATTTATATCATTTTTTACTTTCAAAGACCGATGCGATATATGATTTGGCCGGCGGCGGCGCACAGCCAAATCTAAGTTCCAAGGCGCTTATGGAGAGGATTCGGATTCCAGTCCCGTATGCATCCGATTCAACTAAATCGACTGCCGAGCAAAAAAGAATTGCAGACATCCTGGATAAGCTAGACACGCTGACTAACTCCATCACCGAAGGCTTGCCCCGCGAAATCGAGTTGCGCCAGAAGCAATACGAATACTACCGCGATCTGCTGCTGAGCTTCCCAAAATTCCTCTCCCTTGGAGGGAAATACCGCGCTGCACCCCTCTACAAATTCCCCTCCTCTGGAGGGGTGCCCGAAGGGCGGGGTGGTTTATGA
- a CDS encoding endonuclease domain-containing protein, translating to MRNTQRYRSLPFNSKLKQRAKELRKAGMLHEALLWNQLKRKQFKGLDFDRQKIIGNYIVDFYCAEKNVVIEADGASHEGRQDYDAKRDAYLKGLGLTVIHINVKDILQNMDGVIAFLEGHPTLSEPSRQDIKPPRQASPDTPPKEGNFRRHNK from the coding sequence ATGAGGAATACACAACGCTATCGGTCTCTGCCATTCAACTCCAAGCTAAAACAGCGCGCCAAAGAACTCCGTAAAGCAGGCATGCTGCATGAAGCCTTGCTGTGGAACCAACTTAAGAGAAAACAATTCAAAGGGCTTGATTTTGATCGGCAGAAAATTATCGGTAATTACATTGTTGATTTTTATTGTGCTGAAAAAAACGTGGTTATTGAAGCGGATGGCGCTTCTCACGAAGGGCGTCAAGATTACGATGCCAAGCGTGATGCGTACTTGAAGGGTTTGGGACTGACGGTGATTCATATCAACGTAAAGGATATTTTGCAGAATATGGACGGTGTTATTGCATTTTTGGAGGGGCACCCGACCTTGTCGGAACCATCTCGTCAGGATATAAAACCACCCCGTCAGGCTTCGCCTGACACCCCTCCAAAGGAGGGGAATTTCCGCAGACACAATAAATGA